A genomic window from Bacteroidota bacterium includes:
- a CDS encoding response regulator transcription factor — MEQHKIRCLVIDDEPLARLLIEKHLSTQTDFVLIGVCKNTIQAETLLETNEIDLIFLDINLPKISGIEWVKKSQTLPKIIITTAHPEYAVEGFDLDVVDYIVKPVTAERFSKALNKYKSLTNKQNDTTEQTSIAIKSNGILQRIPVRDIVFAEAVQKYVRIYTVSGVFETLMPLSQLEKTVNNNLFFRCHKSYLVQLDKISGIKGYTIFAGSYKVPVSRGLKAELTNLMNKK; from the coding sequence ATGGAACAGCATAAAATTCGTTGCCTTGTAATTGATGACGAACCTTTGGCTCGTTTGTTAATAGAAAAACATCTTTCTACCCAAACGGATTTTGTGTTAATCGGTGTATGTAAAAACACAATACAGGCAGAAACTTTACTCGAGACAAATGAAATTGATTTGATTTTTTTAGATATCAATTTACCTAAAATCAGCGGCATTGAATGGGTGAAAAAATCGCAAACTTTACCTAAAATAATCATCACAACTGCCCATCCGGAGTACGCCGTTGAAGGATTCGACCTCGATGTTGTAGATTATATCGTTAAACCTGTAACAGCAGAACGATTTTCGAAGGCACTTAACAAATATAAATCATTAACAAACAAACAAAACGATACAACAGAACAAACATCAATTGCAATTAAAAGTAACGGCATTTTACAGCGTATCCCTGTGAGAGATATTGTATTTGCCGAAGCTGTTCAAAAATATGTCCGCATTTATACTGTTTCCGGTGTTTTCGAAACACTTATGCCATTATCGCAATTAGAAAAAACAGTAAATAATAATTTGTTTTTCAGATGTCATAAATCGTATTTAGTGCAGTTAGATAAAATCAGCGGCATTAAAGGTTATACCATATTTGCCGGATCTTACAAGGTGCCTGTGAGCCGTGGTTTGAAAGCTGAACTTACCAATTTGATGAATAAAAAATAA
- a CDS encoding histidine kinase: MTEAYINLGVLIPRFAANGKWKVYVTTIFLLLTGIYCVYLFSGLGNMLLAENTGRALLTFFINHALFILISFLYWYVTKYEKEKRRSIELENQKLKSELELLKSQLSPHFLFNTLNGIYSLILIDPTKAATLVDNLSVVLRYSIYSPKLNQVKLNEEVEVIQNYLLLQQARLQNGGTNIVFTTNADTFDHEVPPLLLLTIVENAFKHSDIFENENAFIKIILNVTNQEMLFTVSNSYQPKNSHPGIGLDNIKKQLTIAYPNAHQISIQDENHKYSIHIKLLHGTA; encoded by the coding sequence TGTAACTACAATTTTCCTATTACTAACGGGCATTTATTGTGTTTATCTGTTTTCAGGCCTTGGCAATATGTTATTGGCGGAAAACACCGGTCGTGCATTGCTAACCTTTTTTATTAATCATGCGCTGTTTATTCTGATATCGTTTTTATATTGGTATGTAACCAAATATGAAAAAGAAAAACGGCGTTCAATTGAGCTTGAAAATCAAAAATTAAAATCAGAACTGGAATTATTAAAATCGCAGTTGAGTCCGCACTTTTTATTTAATACGTTAAACGGAATTTACAGTTTAATTTTAATCGACCCCACCAAGGCTGCCACATTGGTAGATAATTTATCTGTTGTGTTGCGCTATAGCATTTATAGCCCAAAACTCAATCAGGTCAAGCTAAACGAAGAAGTTGAGGTAATTCAAAATTATCTATTATTACAACAGGCGCGATTACAAAATGGTGGTACAAATATCGTTTTTACAACAAATGCAGATACTTTTGATCACGAAGTACCACCACTGCTATTACTCACAATTGTTGAAAATGCATTTAAACATAGTGACATATTTGAAAATGAAAATGCTTTTATTAAGATAATTTTAAACGTAACAAATCAGGAAATGTTATTTACTGTCAGCAATTCCTATCAACCCAAAAACAGTCATCCGGGTATTGGCCTTGATAATATTAAAAAACAGTTGACTATTGCCTATCCAAATGCGCATCAAATCAGTATACAAGATGAAAATCATAAGTATTCCATTCACATAAAATTATTACATGGAACAGCATAA